Within Bradymonas sediminis, the genomic segment GTTCGGCGAGCAGGTTGGCCTGCAGCTGCGGCTCAATAGCCAATATAGCGACGATGAGAACCTCTTCATCGCCGACGTCCCCGAGGGCGCGGTGCCGTATATTAAGGACTGCGTCCTCGCCAGCGCACCGGCAGGATTGATCGAGGCCGTCGAAGAGAACTTCGAATACTCGCTCTTTGGTCAGGCAGCCTCTGCCCGCGACATGAGCGCCGACGACAAAAGCGCAGCGCCGACGCCCGGCAACACCCCGCTCTTTGACGGGGCGCCGGACGACCCGCTCTACCAATTCCAATGGAACTTCAAACAGGTCGGCGCTGAGAGCGCCTGGAAGGTGTCGACCGGCCGTGGCGTGACCGTTGCGGTCATCGACACCGGCGTCGCCATGGAGAACGCTCCAGAGCGCGGCATCACCCGCCCCAAAGACCTCGACGGAACCGCCATGGTTGCGGGCTATGACTTCGTCGACAATAACGACTTCGCCTGGGATGGCCACGGCCACGGCACCCATGTCGCCGGCACCATCGCCCAGACCACCGACAATAGCTACGGCGTCGCCGGCCTGGCGTTCAACGCCAAGATCATGCCGCTTCGCGTCCTGAACTCGCAGGGCTTCGGACAGGTCTCCGACATCAGCGACGCGATTCGATTCGCCGCCGATAACGGCGCGCAGGTCATCAATATGAGCCTGGGCGGACCGCTCCCCAGCCTGGTCATGAGCCGCGCGATTAAATACGCCAACAAAAAAGGCGTGACCGTCGTGGCTGCAGCCGGCAACGGCGGCAAACGCGGCCCGAGCTACCCCGCTGCCTATAAGGGCGTCATCGCCGTCGCGGCGACCCAATTCGACCAGAACACCACCTTCTATTCGCAATGGGGTAAATTCGTCGATATCGCCGCGCCCGGTGGCAACACCCGCGTGGACCAAAACGGCGACGGGCGCCCCGACGGCATCATGCAGCAAACCCTGAAGGACGGCAAAACCGACCAGCATGACTTCCTCCTCTATATGGGAACGTCGATGGCGAGCCCCCATGTGGCCGCCGCCGCCGCGCTGGTTATCAGCCAGGGCATCACGCGTCCCGAAGAAGTCGAGAAGATCCTGACGAAGACCGCCGACGACTCCTTCCGCGACCGCTTCGACAGCGCCGAGGAATTCCAGGAGCACTACGGCGCCGGGCTGATGCAGGCCGATAAGGCCGTCAAAGCAGCCGCGCTTGGCCAGGGTTCGTGGCGCTTCGCCGGTGGCCTGCTCCTCGCAATCTTCGCCCTGGTGGGCGTGCGTCGAAAAGACCTGCTCGGCGTCGCCGGCGGCTTCCAACCCAAGGTCCTCGCCATCAGCGCGCTGAGCGCCAGTGGACTCTTCTTCCTGCCATTCCTCGTCGGCGACGCGGGCATCTTTGGGGCGGTCGTGAGCACGCTCGCCCATCCGCTGGCCGAGGCCGACCTGGCTCTATTCGGGGCGAATTTCAACCAGAACCCGCTGCTCGCCAGTTTCCTCATTCCCCTGGGCGCGGTGGCCCTGCTGGGCGGAAGCAAGCGCTGGAAATATATCGCCTCCGGCATCGCCCTGGGCATGGCAGGATTCCTGCTCACCGAGACCTTCCTCTTCACCTCGGACGTGCAGTGGATTCCGGGCACCGGACTGCTCGACCGCACGTGGCTTGGGCTCAACGGTCTGGTTAGCTTCGCCATCGGCTATTTCAGCCTGAAACGCTACTAATCTTGTCGTCCCCAGCCGGCCAATCGCCGGCTGGGCTAAACGCAAAAAAAGCGAGCCATTTGGCTCGCTTTTTTTGCTTTCGAATCAATGCACTCAATCGCTACTCAACTCGCAGCCTTTTCCCGAAATACCGGGATGCTCGAGATCGATTGCTCCCGCAGCCAGTCGCGCAGCAGGACAAAATGTTGGTGCGAGATATTTACGAAGCGCACCCCGACCAGTCCATCTTCACAGTCGTAGATTCGCTCGGCCTTAACATCCAGCGGCTCCGGTTGGCCCGGCAAGGTGAATTGCAATCGCAGCGCACTCGCGTCCTCGTCGCTCTTTCGATGCGGCTCCAACAAACGCATGAGCTGCATGCCGCTCAACGAGATATTCGTCGCCCGACAGATGTTGCGATTCCCGTTCTCCACCTTATTCAGAATAATGTCGCATTCCGTGCGCTCTTGCTCTCTTCGCGTCTCTTCCATGAGCTCTCTCCTACTGAATGTCCACGGCGCGCATCTCCCGCGCGCTTCCCGTGCATCGCCTGGCAACGCAGACCACTGCGCTCCACCGTGCAACCACGACCACTGAATACCACAGCGCCCCGGCCTGCCAAGTTTTTTGGGTCCTCCCTGGCTCACGCCCTCAACCGCCCTAAAAAGATCGCCCACGCGCCGTTTTACGCTATTCAATCCAGCCCACCAACTGATATGCTTCAGCCGCAATCCAATAATTTTACCCGACCAAAGGGAACGCTGATGAGCGCAGCACCGCAGCCTACAGACGCACCGAACTATGTCGAGAATGGCCTAACGCACTTCTCGGGCCAACAGTTTATGGCCCGCAAAAAGGTCTTCTCCTTTTTGGGTCAGCAATTTCATATCTATGGGCCGAACGCCGATCTGCGGTTTTATATCAAGCAAAAGGCATTCAAGCTCAAAGAGGCGATCACCGTCTATAGCGACGAAACCATGACCACCGAGGTCCTCAAGATTCAGGCGCGCAGCATCATGGACTTCTCGGGCACCTACGATGTGACGACGCCCCAGGGCGAGGCCATTGGCGCCCTTAAGCGCGACGGCCTAAAGAGCATCCTGCGCGACAAATGGCATGTCCTCGACGCCAGCGGTCAAACCGTCGGCACCATCGAAGAAGACTCAGCGGCCCTGGCCCTGGTGCGCCGCTTCCTGTCGAACCTGATACCGCAGTCCTTCACCGTCACCATCAAGGGGCAAAAGGCCGCGGAGTACCGTCAGCACTTCAACCCCTTTATCGCCAAATACGATATCGACTTCTCACTGGACCAGCAGGACCTCTTCGACCGCCGCCTCGGCATCGCGTCGGTGGTTTTGCTGCTCGCCATCGAAGGCCGCCAGGGCTAATTCATAGCGGCTCAGCCGGGGCGACTCCTTCGCCCCGGCCTCCACCGCACCCACGAAGCAATTCCCTTCTGCCAATCCGCCCCACCCGTGCTACAATGCTCACGATTTATCCCCCAAATGAGTAGTGCATTCATGAGCGCACCGAGGGCAACAGACGAAGTACCCGCGTTCGCTCGCAACGCGTTGAGCCGATTCGCCGGCGAGCGCTATACCGCGCGCAAGCAACCGCTCACGCTCTGGGGGAGCGTTTTTCGGGTCTACGGCCCCAACCAGAAGTTGCATTTTTTCGTCAAACAAAAGGCGTTTCGCTTCAAAGAAGCGATCACCATCTATCGCGACGAATCGATGGCGACCCCGCTGATCCGTATCCGGGCGCGCCATATGATCGACTTTTCGGCGGCCTATGATATCTCGACGCCGGCCGGCGAAGCGCTCGGCGTGCTCAAACGCGAGGGGCTCCGCAGCCTCTGGCGAGACCGCTGGCTCATCCAAAATAACGAGGGCGCCGAGATCGGTGTCATCGAGGAGGACCACCTCGCGCTGGCGCGCCGATTGATGCTCCACCTGCTCCCACAGGCCTTTTACGTCCAACTCTATGGCCAGCGCGTCGCCGTCTTTCGCCAGCACCTCAATCCGTTCGTGGCGCGCTTCGACATCGACTTCTCCCTGGACACCGAACAGTTGTTGGACCGGCGCCTGGGAATCGCGGCGGCCGTACTTTTGCTTGCCATCGAGCGGCGCCGCGGCTAAAGCAGTGCATCTTGACCGGCGCGACCAACCCGCCCCGGCACCACGCACTGCGGGCCGCGCCCTCCCCCAAAACATTTTTCGGAGAACCTTCCTCATGGCTGATCCACTCGCCATTTTGCAAAAGACCTGGGATAAACTCAAAAACGTGCCCAAAGGCGGCCATGTCTTCGGTCGAATCGTCGGCCGTATGGCGCCCTATACCGGGACCATCCGCCCCATCGTTCGCGACCTCGAGCGCGGCTACGCCCGTATCGAGATGCGCGACCGCAAACAGGTGCGAAACCACCTCAAGTCGATCCACGCCATCGCGCTGATGAACCTCGCCGAGGTCTCGTCGGGCCTCGCGTTCACGTATTCGCTGCCGCCGAAGACCCGCGCGATTTTGACCGGTCTGGAGATCGACTATCTCAAGAAAGCCCGCGGCACCCTGACCGCCGAGTGCCACTGCGAGATCCCCGAGACCAACGAGCGCGCCGAATACGTCCTCGAGGTCGTGACGCGCGACACCAGCGGCGACATCGTCACGCGCGCGCGCGCCAAATGGCTGATCGGTCCGCTGAACTAAGCGTCGCGAACGAACCGCGCCGCCTCGGTCTTCGACCCGACGGCAGCGCAGCACCCGCAGCACACCGCCCCGGCCCTCACGGTCCGGGGCGTTTTTTTGTGGAACCTGGCGTTTACCTTCGCCACACCCCGCAGAGCACTCTTGACTATGTCAAATAAATTAAACTAGGGAGAGGCAACGATTATCTATGGCGGCAAGAGCATCGAGCGGCAGTCAGCCTGACGTTCTCACCAGTGCGTTAATTCACAGGTGTCGGCCGCGTTGATCCACTGCCCCAGTCGCCGCCGGATCAATCGCCAAACCAATTCAGTAATCTGTAGCTATTTAGATATTCGTAGTTTTTATTATTTAGTGGGCGAATCGCCCCAAATTAATTGGAGAGAATTGATGAAGAAACTCGACAAAATGATGACCTTCGGCGCGGCTCTGATGAGCATGCTGCTGATCCTGAGCATTCTGGCCTGTGGCGGCGAAGACGACACGCCCCCACCGCCCCCCGAATCCAGCTTCGCGGAATGCGGCGGCATCCAGGGCCTCACCTGCGTGAACCCCGACGAGAATTGCATCTTCGAGCAGGCTCAAAACTGCGGCATGTGGGACCAGATGGGCACCTGCCAATTGGCGCCCGAGCTGTGCACCCGCGAATATGCGCCGGTCTGCGGTTGCGACGGACGCACCTATTCCAACGAGTGCAACGCGCTCGGCGCCGGCGTATCGGTTGCGCACGAAGGAGCATGCGACGCGCCCGTGCAGACCTGCGGTGGCCAGACCGGAAACACCTGCCCCGAGGGCACCGCGTGTGTCCCGAACGACCCGAACCAGTGCGGCATCGAGGCCGGCCCCGGCACCTGCCAGGAGCGCCCGACCATGTGCCCCGCCGTCTATGACCCGGTCTGTGGTTGCGACGGAAAAACCTACTCGAACGCCTGCGCCGCCGGCGTCGCCCACGTGTCGGTCGTGCACCAGGGCATGTGCAACGCCGAGCCCACCGCCTGTGGCGCGCGCCTCGGCGACACCTGCGACGCCGACCAGGTCTGCGTCTATAGCTCGAACGCCTATTGCGGTCGCGCCGACGCCACCGGCGAGTGCAAGTCGCGCCCGGAAGTCTGCTCGACCCAATATGACCCGGTCTGCGGTTGCGACGGCCAGACCTACACCAACGAGTGCAACGCCCTGCTCGAAGGCGTCTCGGTCGACTATGTTGGCGCGTGCAACTCCATGCCCGCCTACTAAAAGCTAAGGCGGCCGATGGCCGCCGCGCCTCGCACTAAGAAGCCCCGCTCTCCCAGAGAGCGGGGCTTTTTCATATGCGCCAG encodes:
- a CDS encoding S8 family serine peptidase, with amino-acid sequence MMTKRAPNWLRLGAVPATLLMMLIGAPQIASAQAPQKTLGDWQACLNGAQPSTKNIPAYSPAQARAAMGADPMLAQAIMDTDPSGDQILFDFDDAVPNEEIVAFGEQVGLQLRLNSQYSDDENLFIADVPEGAVPYIKDCVLASAPAGLIEAVEENFEYSLFGQAASARDMSADDKSAAPTPGNTPLFDGAPDDPLYQFQWNFKQVGAESAWKVSTGRGVTVAVIDTGVAMENAPERGITRPKDLDGTAMVAGYDFVDNNDFAWDGHGHGTHVAGTIAQTTDNSYGVAGLAFNAKIMPLRVLNSQGFGQVSDISDAIRFAADNGAQVINMSLGGPLPSLVMSRAIKYANKKGVTVVAAAGNGGKRGPSYPAAYKGVIAVAATQFDQNTTFYSQWGKFVDIAAPGGNTRVDQNGDGRPDGIMQQTLKDGKTDQHDFLLYMGTSMASPHVAAAAALVISQGITRPEEVEKILTKTADDSFRDRFDSAEEFQEHYGAGLMQADKAVKAAALGQGSWRFAGGLLLAIFALVGVRRKDLLGVAGGFQPKVLAISALSASGLFFLPFLVGDAGIFGAVVSTLAHPLAEADLALFGANFNQNPLLASFLIPLGAVALLGGSKRWKYIASGIALGMAGFLLTETFLFTSDVQWIPGTGLLDRTWLGLNGLVSFAIGYFSLKRY
- a CDS encoding Kazal-type serine protease inhibitor family protein → MKKLDKMMTFGAALMSMLLILSILACGGEDDTPPPPPESSFAECGGIQGLTCVNPDENCIFEQAQNCGMWDQMGTCQLAPELCTREYAPVCGCDGRTYSNECNALGAGVSVAHEGACDAPVQTCGGQTGNTCPEGTACVPNDPNQCGIEAGPGTCQERPTMCPAVYDPVCGCDGKTYSNACAAGVAHVSVVHQGMCNAEPTACGARLGDTCDADQVCVYSSNAYCGRADATGECKSRPEVCSTQYDPVCGCDGQTYTNECNALLEGVSVDYVGACNSMPAY
- a CDS encoding hotdog fold domain-containing protein, giving the protein MADPLAILQKTWDKLKNVPKGGHVFGRIVGRMAPYTGTIRPIVRDLERGYARIEMRDRKQVRNHLKSIHAIALMNLAEVSSGLAFTYSLPPKTRAILTGLEIDYLKKARGTLTAECHCEIPETNERAEYVLEVVTRDTSGDIVTRARAKWLIGPLN
- a CDS encoding PilZ domain-containing protein; the encoded protein is MEETRREQERTECDIILNKVENGNRNICRATNISLSGMQLMRLLEPHRKSDEDASALRLQFTLPGQPEPLDVKAERIYDCEDGLVGVRFVNISHQHFVLLRDWLREQSISSIPVFREKAAS